Proteins from a single region of Novosphingobium sp. CECT 9465:
- the prfB gene encoding peptide chain release factor 2, with product MRAEGQAHIDRIEKALALVRKFLDWDRAVRRLDELNARVEDPKLWDDPKKAEEVMRERRRLEASIGTVNEIGQEMADAIEFIELGEMEDDEATVNEGLATLAALAARADNDKVQALLAGEADANNAFLEVHAGAGGTESQDWAEMLQRMYTRWGERHGYKVELVDYHAGEAAGIKSATLLIKGENAYGYAKTESGVHRLVRISPYDSSARRHTSFSSVWVYPEIDDNIEVEINPSDLKIDTYRASGAGGQHVNTTDSAVRITHMPTGIVVASQNDRSQHKNRATAMGMLKARIYEAELAKREAAASGEYQAKTEIGWGHQIRSYVLQPYQQIKDLRTGVISTNPGEVLDGALDPFMAAALSQRVTGEKVAVEDDD from the coding sequence ATGCGTGCCGAAGGGCAGGCCCACATCGATCGCATCGAGAAAGCCCTCGCTCTCGTGCGCAAGTTTCTCGACTGGGACCGCGCGGTGCGCCGTCTCGACGAACTCAATGCGCGCGTTGAAGACCCGAAGCTGTGGGATGATCCGAAAAAGGCCGAAGAAGTGATGCGCGAGCGTCGGCGGCTGGAAGCGTCCATCGGCACCGTCAACGAGATCGGTCAGGAAATGGCTGATGCCATCGAATTCATCGAACTTGGTGAGATGGAGGACGACGAGGCGACAGTTAACGAGGGTCTGGCAACGCTGGCCGCGCTGGCGGCAAGGGCCGACAACGACAAGGTGCAAGCACTCCTGGCGGGCGAGGCCGACGCCAACAACGCGTTCCTTGAAGTTCACGCAGGCGCTGGCGGCACCGAAAGCCAGGACTGGGCCGAAATGCTCCAGCGGATGTACACGCGCTGGGGCGAACGCCATGGTTACAAGGTGGAACTGGTCGATTATCACGCGGGCGAAGCAGCCGGGATCAAGAGCGCGACGCTGCTGATCAAGGGCGAGAACGCCTATGGCTATGCCAAGACCGAAAGCGGTGTGCACCGTCTGGTGCGGATCAGCCCTTATGACAGCTCTGCACGGCGGCACACCTCGTTCAGCTCGGTCTGGGTCTATCCCGAAATCGATGACAATATCGAGGTCGAGATCAATCCGTCGGACCTGAAGATCGACACGTACCGCGCTTCAGGTGCGGGCGGGCAGCACGTGAACACGACCGATTCGGCGGTACGCATCACGCACATGCCGACCGGGATTGTCGTTGCCAGCCAGAACGACCGCAGCCAGCACAAGAACCGTGCAACGGCGATGGGCATGCTGAAAGCGCGTATCTATGAGGCGGAACTGGCCAAGCGCGAAGCGGCGGCAAGTGGCGAATATCAGGCCAAGACCGAAATCGGCTGGGGCCACCAGATCCGCTCCTATGTGTTGCAGCCGTATCAGCAGATCAAGGACCTGCGCACCGGCGTAATCTCGACCAATCCGGGAGAAGTGCTCGACGGCGCGCTCGATCCGTTCATGGCGGCAGCGCTTTCGCAGCGGGTGACGGGCGAGAAGGTGGCGGTGGAGGATGACGATTGA
- a CDS encoding acetyl-CoA C-acyltransferase → MAKFSPADPIVILSYARTPMGSMQGALADVAATDLGATAVKAAVERAGISPESIERIYMGCVLPAGLGQAPARQAAIKAGLPKSVQATTVNKVCGSGMQTIIMGAEALASGSVDMIVAGGMESMTNAPYLLKKHRSGARIGHDTAYDHMFLDGLEDAYEAGRAMGTFAQDTANAYQLTREQQDAYTIESLRRAQTAVSDGSFSDEIAPVTVKGRGGDTVVDTDGAPGKGRPDKIPSLKPAFAKDGTITAATSSSISDGAAAVTLTRKSVADAAGLVPVATIVALSAHAQEPKDFTTAPVGAINKVLDKAGWTIADVDLFEVNEAFACVAMFAMHDLGIPHEKININGGATALGHPIGASGTRIVTTLIAALRKHGLKKGVASLCIGGGEATALAIELV, encoded by the coding sequence ATGGCAAAATTCTCACCCGCCGATCCGATCGTCATCCTGTCCTATGCGCGTACGCCGATGGGTTCGATGCAGGGCGCGCTGGCCGATGTTGCTGCCACCGATCTGGGAGCCACCGCGGTCAAGGCTGCGGTCGAACGTGCCGGCATTTCGCCTGAAAGCATCGAACGCATCTATATGGGTTGCGTACTCCCCGCAGGGCTTGGCCAGGCCCCTGCCCGCCAGGCGGCGATCAAGGCGGGCCTGCCCAAATCGGTTCAGGCCACCACGGTCAACAAGGTTTGCGGATCGGGCATGCAGACGATCATCATGGGCGCCGAAGCTCTCGCTTCCGGCAGCGTCGACATGATCGTTGCAGGCGGCATGGAAAGCATGACCAATGCCCCCTACCTGCTGAAGAAGCATCGCTCTGGCGCGCGCATCGGCCATGACACCGCCTACGATCACATGTTTCTCGATGGTCTCGAAGATGCCTACGAAGCGGGCCGTGCGATGGGCACGTTCGCGCAGGATACCGCCAACGCCTATCAACTGACGCGCGAGCAGCAGGACGCTTACACGATCGAATCGCTGCGCCGCGCGCAGACTGCTGTGAGCGACGGCAGCTTCAGCGATGAAATCGCCCCCGTTACGGTCAAGGGCCGCGGCGGCGACACCGTGGTCGATACCGACGGAGCACCGGGCAAGGGCCGACCCGACAAGATTCCTTCGCTGAAACCCGCCTTCGCAAAGGACGGCACGATCACGGCTGCTACTTCGTCTTCAATCTCCGACGGTGCCGCTGCCGTTACCCTTACCCGCAAGAGCGTCGCCGATGCGGCAGGCCTTGTGCCCGTTGCAACGATCGTCGCGCTTTCAGCCCATGCGCAGGAACCGAAGGATTTCACCACCGCGCCGGTCGGCGCGATCAACAAGGTGCTGGACAAGGCCGGCTGGACGATTGCCGATGTCGACCTGTTCGAAGTGAATGAAGCCTTCGCCTGCGTGGCGATGTTCGCGATGCACGATCTTGGCATTCCGCATGAGAAGATCAACATAAATGGCGGCGCCACCGCGCTCGGTCATCCTATCGGTGCTTCAGGTACGCGCATCGTCACCACGCTGATCGCAGCGCTCAGGAAGCACGGGCTCAAGAAAGGCGTCGCCAGCCTGTGCATCGGCGGCGGCGAGGCCACCGCGCTGGCGATCGAACTGGTTTGA
- a CDS encoding D-glycerate dehydrogenase has translation MTSPAEYRPARRVEGKPSVIVTRRLLPETESRMRELFDATLNADDHVMSRDELVAAMQTADVIVPTVTDRIDAEMIALAGPQLGLIANFGAGTDHIALSAARARKIIVTNTPGVFTDDTADMTIALIISVARRLNYGGRTLRADKWEGWAPSTMLGHRLSGKTLGIIGMGRIGQAVAWRARAFGLNVVYHTRHRLPQAQETMFGARFEPDLDRLVAEADILTLHCPASPETQHIIDARRIALMKPDAYLVNTARGNLVEEEALIAALVEGRIGGAGLDVFEHEPQVDPRLIAHHNVAILPRMGSATFEGRMASGDKVIANIRFWADGHRPPDQVLEGLV, from the coding sequence ATGACCAGTCCCGCAGAATATCGCCCGGCGCGCCGTGTCGAAGGCAAGCCCAGCGTGATCGTCACGCGCCGCCTGCTACCGGAAACCGAATCCCGGATGCGCGAACTGTTCGACGCCACGCTCAATGCCGACGACCATGTAATGTCGCGCGACGAACTGGTCGCTGCAATGCAGACGGCAGACGTGATCGTGCCGACAGTGACTGACAGGATCGATGCGGAGATGATCGCACTGGCGGGGCCGCAACTGGGCCTGATCGCCAATTTTGGCGCGGGCACCGATCATATCGCGCTGTCCGCCGCCCGCGCGCGCAAGATCATCGTCACCAACACCCCCGGTGTGTTTACCGACGATACGGCCGACATGACCATCGCCCTGATCATCTCGGTCGCGCGCCGCCTCAATTATGGCGGACGGACCTTGCGCGCGGACAAATGGGAAGGCTGGGCGCCATCCACCATGCTCGGCCACCGCCTTTCGGGAAAGACCCTCGGCATTATCGGCATGGGCCGCATCGGACAGGCCGTCGCCTGGCGCGCCCGCGCGTTCGGCCTGAACGTGGTCTATCACACCCGTCATCGCTTGCCGCAGGCGCAGGAAACCATGTTCGGTGCGCGCTTCGAACCGGACCTTGACCGCCTTGTCGCCGAAGCCGACATCCTTACCCTGCACTGCCCGGCCAGCCCGGAAACGCAGCATATCATCGATGCCCGCCGCATCGCCCTGATGAAACCCGACGCCTATCTGGTGAATACCGCGCGCGGCAATCTGGTGGAAGAGGAAGCGCTGATCGCAGCGCTGGTCGAAGGCCGGATCGGCGGCGCAGGTCTTGATGTGTTCGAACACGAACCGCAGGTCGATCCGCGCCTGATCGCACATCACAATGTTGCCATCCTGCCGCGCATGGGCAGCGCTACGTTCGAAGGCCGCATGGCATCGGGTGACAAGGTGATCGCCAACATCCGCTTCTGGGCCGATGGTCACCGCCCCCCCGATCAGGTGCTTGAAGGGCTTGTCTGA
- a CDS encoding NADH-quinone oxidoreductase subunit C, with translation MTVLHPAPRWTSNEGVHDALVAALGDFVVASKEEHGEIVIEVVSDRAEDALRLLRDNHEYQQLMDIAGVDYPQRVKRFEVCYCLLSLTKNHRIVVKVSTDEATPVPTVTTLWPNAGWYEREVYDMFGVLFAGNPDLRRILTDYGFQGHPFRKDFPLTGYVELRYSEEDKRVVYEPVQLAQDLRQFDFMSPWEGADYVLPGDEKAVTPPATPAPAPVATPKTTETKADTGAGEKANAEAAKAVAPSDSAKDAPAAPAPTEDRPARAPRDKKTDGDGA, from the coding sequence ATGACCGTTCTCCACCCCGCCCCGCGCTGGACCTCGAACGAGGGTGTGCATGACGCGCTCGTCGCCGCACTCGGCGATTTCGTCGTTGCTTCCAAAGAGGAACACGGCGAGATCGTGATCGAAGTGGTGAGCGACCGCGCCGAAGACGCGCTGCGCCTGCTTCGCGACAATCACGAATACCAGCAGTTGATGGACATTGCGGGCGTCGATTATCCGCAGCGGGTCAAGCGTTTCGAAGTGTGTTATTGCCTGCTCTCGCTGACGAAGAACCACCGCATCGTGGTCAAGGTTTCGACCGACGAAGCGACGCCGGTGCCGACGGTGACGACGCTCTGGCCCAACGCCGGCTGGTATGAACGCGAAGTCTACGACATGTTCGGCGTGTTGTTTGCAGGCAATCCTGATCTGCGCCGCATCCTTACCGATTATGGCTTTCAGGGCCATCCGTTCCGCAAGGACTTCCCGCTGACCGGCTATGTCGAACTGCGCTATTCCGAAGAGGACAAGCGCGTGGTTTATGAGCCGGTGCAGCTTGCGCAGGACTTGCGGCAGTTCGATTTCATGAGTCCGTGGGAGGGCGCAGACTATGTGCTGCCGGGCGACGAGAAGGCAGTTACGCCGCCCGCCACGCCCGCGCCCGCTCCGGTTGCCACGCCCAAGACGACGGAAACCAAGGCCGATACCGGCGCTGGCGAGAAGGCCAATGCGGAGGCTGCCAAGGCCGTTGCCCCCAGCGATTCCGCCAAGGACGCGCCTGCGGCACCTGCACCGACCGAGGATCGCCCGGCGCGCGCACCGCGCGACAAGAAAACCGATGGAGACGGCGCATGA
- a CDS encoding NADH-quinone oxidoreductase subunit A, giving the protein MVDQSSYLAQYLPILIFLGIALALSAAFVFLPMGVARLTGTHNPNAEKNSEYECGFPAFEDPRSQFDVRFYLVAILFIIFDLEAAFLFPWAVSLGETGWAGWITMMVFLAELVIGFIYAWKKGALDWE; this is encoded by the coding sequence TTGGTCGATCAATCCAGCTATTTGGCGCAATACCTGCCGATCCTCATTTTCCTGGGGATCGCGCTCGCGCTTTCGGCGGCATTCGTGTTCCTGCCGATGGGTGTTGCCCGTCTGACCGGGACACACAATCCGAACGCCGAAAAGAACAGCGAGTACGAATGCGGCTTTCCCGCGTTCGAAGACCCGCGCAGCCAGTTCGACGTAAGGTTCTATCTCGTCGCAATCCTGTTCATCATCTTCGATCTGGAAGCGGCGTTTCTGTTTCCCTGGGCGGTCAGCCTGGGTGAAACGGGTTGGGCAGGTTGGATCACGATGATGGTGTTTCTGGCTGAATTGGTGATCGGCTTCATTTACGCCTGGAAGAAGGGCGCGTTGGACTGGGAATGA
- a CDS encoding class I SAM-dependent methyltransferase — protein sequence MSRAAALPSIALALLATLAVAACKPAAKDDRPESARGFPRADRPVATVVSTQFSNEAERDNRNEASTVMDLAGIGPGMSVADIGAGEGYYTVRLADRVGAKGRVLAQDIDGDALRRLALRVEHDRLDNVSIKPGAEDDPRLPERSFDRVFLVHMYHEVAEPYAFLWRLWPSLKAGGKVVVVDADKPTARHGIAPALLFCEMEAVGFRLDQFHRKPELAGYYAQFVVAPVRPEPNGIRPCRLAPAKSVSAQGR from the coding sequence TTGAGCAGGGCTGCGGCCCTTCCTTCCATCGCGCTGGCGCTGCTGGCAACCCTTGCCGTGGCGGCGTGCAAGCCTGCCGCGAAGGATGACCGGCCCGAAAGCGCGCGCGGGTTCCCCCGCGCTGACCGGCCGGTCGCAACCGTGGTCAGCACCCAGTTTTCGAATGAAGCCGAGCGTGACAACCGCAACGAAGCCAGCACCGTCATGGATCTGGCCGGGATAGGGCCGGGCATGAGCGTGGCCGATATCGGCGCGGGCGAGGGCTATTACACGGTGCGGCTGGCCGATCGCGTGGGCGCGAAAGGCCGTGTTCTGGCACAGGATATCGATGGCGATGCACTGCGTCGGCTGGCGCTGCGCGTGGAACATGACCGGCTTGATAACGTATCGATCAAGCCCGGCGCCGAGGACGATCCGCGTTTGCCGGAACGCAGCTTCGACCGCGTTTTTCTGGTGCACATGTACCACGAGGTTGCCGAGCCCTATGCGTTCCTGTGGCGGCTGTGGCCATCGTTGAAAGCGGGCGGTAAGGTGGTTGTTGTGGATGCCGACAAGCCAACCGCGCGGCACGGAATCGCGCCTGCGCTGTTGTTTTGCGAGATGGAAGCGGTGGGCTTTCGCTTGGATCAATTTCACCGTAAGCCCGAATTGGCAGGGTACTATGCCCAGTTCGTTGTTGCGCCGGTTCGACCAGAGCCGAACGGTATCAGGCCTTGCCGATTGGCACCGGCGAAGAGTGTGAGCGCGCAGGGGCGCTGA
- a CDS encoding SH3 domain-containing protein — protein MAAHQAFRNSAFPVAVMAALLIGIAPPAVAQADTGPYWVSTSKAKANMRVGPGRDYRISWTYVRKGVPLKVLRVMGGWRLVEDKDGSRGWILQQFLNRERSGIVTGSITGIRSNKDGTGRILWRVEPGVIGKLGECEAQWCAFDVDGRKGFIRAASVWGAQKP, from the coding sequence ATGGCAGCACATCAGGCTTTTCGAAATTCCGCATTCCCTGTTGCAGTCATGGCGGCGCTGCTGATCGGGATTGCTCCGCCTGCGGTGGCCCAGGCAGATACAGGACCTTACTGGGTTTCCACGAGCAAGGCGAAAGCCAACATGCGGGTGGGACCGGGCCGGGACTATCGCATCAGCTGGACATACGTGCGCAAGGGCGTTCCGCTCAAAGTGTTGCGCGTGATGGGCGGCTGGCGGCTGGTCGAGGACAAGGATGGGTCGCGCGGCTGGATATTACAGCAGTTCCTCAACCGCGAACGATCGGGAATCGTGACCGGCAGCATTACCGGGATTCGATCGAACAAGGACGGCACCGGACGCATTCTGTGGCGGGTTGAACCCGGCGTGATCGGCAAGCTTGGCGAATGCGAGGCGCAGTGGTGTGCCTTCGATGTGGATGGCCGCAAGGGCTTCATACGCGCCGCAAGCGTATGGGGCGCACAAAAGCCCTGA
- a CDS encoding toll/interleukin-1 receptor domain-containing protein, whose translation MKLLEALGSELQRQFTFDELDLYLSAARLLEIAPGDRTNCYGSKRVYAKNRLASVSDAELLRLADDLDLGGLGAVERASIATESLPPRNWKDTPKFKLFISHISKHKNVATRLRDALKPLGVAGFVAHEDIHPTARWQAEIERGLATMDALIAILTPGFRDSVWTNQEIGFALGRGVKIISLRMGEDPPGFISTEQAIPQQQRMAVDIAPIIVGLLSDDERTTMRMVEAQRMNSSSGETP comes from the coding sequence ATGAAGCTGCTAGAAGCGCTTGGTAGTGAACTTCAAAGGCAGTTTACTTTCGACGAACTCGACCTCTATTTGAGCGCGGCGAGGTTACTCGAAATCGCTCCGGGTGACCGCACCAATTGCTATGGAAGCAAGCGGGTCTACGCGAAGAACCGCCTTGCCTCAGTGAGCGATGCAGAACTTCTGCGTCTCGCGGACGATCTTGATTTGGGTGGCTTGGGAGCCGTCGAGCGAGCAAGCATTGCAACCGAATCTCTGCCGCCGCGTAATTGGAAGGACACACCTAAATTCAAACTGTTCATTTCTCATATCTCGAAGCACAAGAATGTAGCAACCCGCCTGAGAGACGCTTTGAAACCTTTAGGCGTGGCAGGATTCGTTGCCCACGAAGACATTCACCCTACCGCCCGGTGGCAAGCCGAGATTGAGCGCGGGCTAGCGACTATGGATGCGTTGATCGCGATCTTGACTCCGGGCTTTCGCGATAGCGTGTGGACCAATCAGGAGATCGGCTTCGCCTTGGGACGTGGAGTTAAAATCATTTCTCTCCGTATGGGGGAAGACCCACCTGGCTTCATCTCGACGGAACAAGCAATTCCGCAACAACAGCGAATGGCTGTGGATATTGCTCCCATTATCGTCGGGCTTTTGTCCGACGATGAAAGAACGACAATGCGAATGGTTGAAGCGCAGAGAATGAACAGTTCTAGCGGCGAGACACCCTAA
- a CDS encoding ammonium transporter: MRKMIAVATAAAVMLMPMLAHGQTEAISVEDVADSGDTAWILVSSAFVLMMAMPGLTLFYGGLVRAKGFLAVLVQVGAIAAVASILWIMVGYTLAFGDVSGGWLGSGNAWMLLNLGNVRADTAIPESAFALYQMCFALITPALMVGAWVDRARFGWVVGFCALWGLIVYAPSAHWIWGGGWLSSKVGTLDFAGGIVVHTTAGISALVVALLLGKRAGFPKTLMLPHSPSLTMAGAALLWVGWFGFNGGSALAANDDAASAIINTHVAACVAALVWLVIEKISVGKPTSVGFATGAIAGLATVTPAAGFIAPGAAMLLGALAALVCYPMIQLVKQRLHIDDSLDVFAVHGVGGMIGSILLAVFISPSFGGTGYAEGMDMPRQLVAQFAGVGIVALWSAFATVVCALMVSMVIPMRVTEDEEREGLDITSHGERAWEMD, encoded by the coding sequence ATGCGAAAGATGATCGCGGTCGCAACTGCAGCCGCAGTGATGCTCATGCCGATGCTGGCTCACGGCCAGACAGAAGCGATCAGTGTCGAAGATGTTGCCGATAGTGGCGACACCGCATGGATTCTCGTTTCCTCCGCTTTCGTGCTGATGATGGCCATGCCCGGCCTCACCCTGTTCTATGGCGGCCTCGTGCGCGCCAAGGGTTTCCTTGCCGTGCTGGTGCAGGTCGGCGCGATTGCTGCGGTAGCCTCGATCCTGTGGATCATGGTCGGTTATACGCTCGCTTTCGGTGACGTCAGCGGCGGATGGCTGGGCAGCGGCAATGCGTGGATGCTGCTCAACCTCGGCAACGTCCGCGCCGATACCGCGATCCCCGAAAGCGCCTTTGCGCTTTACCAGATGTGCTTCGCGCTGATCACGCCCGCGCTGATGGTCGGCGCGTGGGTGGATCGCGCCCGCTTCGGCTGGGTCGTCGGCTTCTGCGCGCTGTGGGGCCTGATCGTCTATGCGCCGTCCGCACACTGGATCTGGGGCGGCGGCTGGCTTTCGTCGAAGGTCGGCACGCTCGATTTTGCTGGCGGCATCGTCGTTCACACCACGGCGGGCATTTCCGCGCTGGTCGTGGCCTTGCTGCTGGGCAAGCGCGCAGGCTTCCCCAAGACGCTGATGCTGCCGCACAGCCCTTCGCTCACCATGGCAGGCGCAGCGCTGCTGTGGGTCGGCTGGTTCGGCTTCAACGGCGGCTCGGCGCTCGCGGCCAACGATGATGCGGCCTCGGCCATCATCAACACCCATGTCGCCGCATGCGTCGCCGCGCTGGTCTGGCTGGTGATCGAAAAGATTTCGGTCGGAAAGCCCACCTCGGTCGGCTTCGCCACCGGCGCCATCGCGGGCCTTGCCACGGTGACGCCCGCCGCCGGATTCATCGCGCCGGGCGCGGCCATGCTTCTGGGCGCTCTTGCCGCACTGGTCTGCTACCCGATGATCCAGTTGGTCAAGCAGCGCCTGCACATCGACGATTCCCTCGACGTGTTCGCCGTCCACGGCGTTGGCGGAATGATCGGCTCGATCCTGCTCGCGGTATTCATCTCGCCCTCGTTCGGCGGCACCGGCTATGCCGAAGGCATGGACATGCCGCGCCAGCTGGTCGCCCAGTTCGCAGGCGTCGGCATCGTCGCCCTATGGAGCGCCTTTGCCACCGTCGTCTGCGCCCTGATGGTCTCGATGGTCATCCCGATGCGCGTGACCGAGGACGAGGAACGCGAAGGCCTCGACATCACCAGCCACGGCGAACGCGCCTGGGAAATGGACTGA
- a CDS encoding NADH-quinone oxidoreductase subunit B family protein — protein MATSSPLNLGVTANQGAVAAPDQSFFDSLNAEVSDKGFLVTSTEELFQWARTGSLWWMTFGLACCAVEMIHVNMPRYDMERFGVAPRASPRQSDVMIVAGTLCNKMAPALRKVYDQMSDPKYVISMGSCANGGGYYHYSYSVVRGCDRIVPVDIYVPGCPPTAEALLYGVMQLQRKIRRAGTLER, from the coding sequence ATGGCCACTTCTTCGCCTCTCAACTTGGGCGTCACGGCAAATCAAGGCGCGGTTGCCGCGCCCGACCAGTCGTTTTTCGACAGTCTCAACGCTGAAGTCAGCGACAAGGGCTTCCTTGTCACGTCGACCGAGGAGCTGTTCCAGTGGGCGCGCACCGGCTCGCTGTGGTGGATGACCTTCGGGCTGGCCTGCTGCGCGGTCGAGATGATCCACGTGAACATGCCGCGTTACGATATGGAGCGCTTCGGGGTTGCCCCGCGCGCTTCCCCGCGCCAGTCGGACGTGATGATCGTGGCGGGTACGCTGTGCAACAAGATGGCGCCTGCGCTGCGCAAGGTCTATGACCAGATGTCCGACCCGAAGTACGTGATCTCGATGGGGTCGTGTGCGAACGGCGGCGGCTATTATCACTACAGCTATTCGGTTGTGCGTGGGTGTGACCGGATCGTGCCCGTGGATATCTATGTCCCCGGTTGTCCGCCGACCGCCGAAGCGCTGCTTTATGGCGTGATGCAGTTGCAGCGGAAGATCCGCCGCGCTGGTACGCTTGAGCGGTGA
- a CDS encoding A24 family peptidase, with the protein MNQDVIVAAPWGILVAGAAVLGAVIGSFLGAVLVRLPEGRSVIRGRSACDGCGKALTVTELLPVFSWLAQRGKCRTCGAAIGGWQLACELGGAAVGIGAVIFAREGLVLAAMILGWQLLLLGLLDLRHLWLPRPLLGWLALSGAAVVIARTLGEGSLDPVLTSLSGGALGFVLLWATARFYLKARGREGMGSGDPPLLGAIGLWLGPLGVVEVMLGASIVGIVVAVVMLAARRTVTADTALPLGTCLAVVAWPLFLLQGLG; encoded by the coding sequence ATGAACCAGGATGTGATCGTGGCCGCGCCATGGGGAATTCTTGTCGCCGGGGCGGCTGTGCTGGGCGCAGTGATCGGCAGCTTCCTGGGCGCTGTGCTGGTCCGCCTGCCTGAAGGGCGATCCGTGATACGGGGCAGATCTGCCTGCGATGGTTGCGGCAAGGCCTTGACCGTCACCGAACTCCTGCCTGTGTTTTCGTGGCTGGCCCAGCGCGGCAAATGCCGGACATGTGGTGCGGCAATCGGCGGCTGGCAGCTGGCTTGCGAACTTGGTGGCGCCGCAGTGGGCATCGGTGCGGTGATCTTCGCGCGAGAGGGGCTGGTGCTGGCAGCGATGATACTGGGGTGGCAGTTGCTGCTGCTCGGCTTGCTTGATCTGCGCCATTTGTGGTTGCCGCGCCCACTGTTGGGATGGCTGGCGCTGAGTGGTGCCGCCGTGGTTATTGCGCGGACGCTGGGCGAGGGGAGCCTCGACCCCGTGCTGACATCGCTGAGCGGCGGCGCATTGGGCTTCGTGCTGCTGTGGGCAACGGCACGGTTCTATCTTAAGGCGCGCGGGCGCGAGGGCATGGGATCGGGCGATCCGCCCCTGTTGGGCGCCATAGGCCTGTGGCTCGGTCCGTTGGGGGTGGTGGAAGTCATGCTGGGGGCTAGCATTGTCGGGATTGTGGTGGCCGTCGTCATGCTGGCCGCCAGGCGAACTGTCACCGCCGATACGGCCCTGCCGCTTGGCACCTGCCTTGCAGTGGTGGCATGGCCGTTATTCCTGCTGCAAGGGCTGGGATAA
- a CDS encoding nitronate monooxygenase family protein, with protein MSAFKGLKPILYGGREVWPLVEGGKGVAATNHMSSGAWAAAGGIGTVSAVNADSYDAEGKIVPQVYDALTRRERHEQLIRYAIDGAVEQVKRAHEISGGNGAININVLWEMGGAQPILEAVLDQTRGKVTGVTCGAGMPYKLSEIAARFNVHYLPIVSSGRAFRALWKRAYHKVPELLGAVVYEDPWLAGGHNGLSNAEDPRKPEDPYPRVKALRDVMRAEGISDDVPIVMAGGVWFLREWDNWIDNPELGSIAFQFGTRPLLTEESPIPQGWKDHLRTLEPGDVLLHKFSPTGFYSSAVRNPFLRLLESRSERQIPYSKVEAGEHTVQLDVGVKGKNFWVTPKDLDRARGWFGAGYTNALRTPDDTVVFVTPDERTEIQQDQKDCMGCLSHCGFSSWKDHDDYTTGRLADPRSFCIQKTLQDIAHGGDIDKNLMFAGHAAYRFKQDPFYSNNFTPTVKQLVDRILTGD; from the coding sequence ATGTCTGCGTTCAAGGGGTTGAAGCCGATTCTCTATGGTGGCCGTGAAGTCTGGCCGCTGGTTGAGGGTGGCAAGGGTGTGGCCGCGACGAACCATATGAGTTCGGGCGCGTGGGCCGCGGCTGGCGGGATCGGCACTGTGAGTGCCGTCAATGCCGACAGCTACGACGCCGAAGGCAAGATTGTTCCACAGGTTTATGATGCGCTGACTCGCCGCGAACGGCACGAACAACTGATCCGGTACGCTATCGACGGGGCCGTCGAACAAGTGAAGCGCGCGCACGAGATTTCAGGCGGCAATGGTGCGATCAACATCAACGTGCTGTGGGAAATGGGCGGCGCACAGCCGATCCTGGAAGCGGTGCTGGACCAGACGCGCGGGAAGGTGACCGGCGTGACCTGCGGTGCCGGCATGCCCTACAAGCTTTCGGAAATCGCGGCGCGGTTCAACGTGCATTATCTGCCGATCGTCTCGTCAGGCCGTGCGTTCCGTGCGCTGTGGAAGCGTGCCTATCACAAGGTGCCGGAACTGCTGGGCGCGGTGGTTTATGAAGATCCTTGGCTTGCGGGCGGGCACAACGGCCTGTCCAACGCCGAAGACCCGCGCAAGCCGGAAGACCCCTATCCGCGCGTGAAAGCGCTGCGCGATGTGATGCGCGCTGAAGGCATTTCGGACGATGTGCCGATCGTGATGGCAGGCGGTGTGTGGTTCCTGCGCGAATGGGACAACTGGATCGATAACCCGGAACTGGGTTCGATTGCCTTCCAGTTCGGCACACGCCCGCTGCTGACCGAGGAAAGCCCGATTCCGCAGGGGTGGAAAGACCATCTGCGCACGCTGGAGCCGGGCGATGTGCTGCTGCACAAGTTTTCGCCCACGGGCTTCTATTCCTCCGCTGTGCGCAACCCGTTCCTGCGGCTGCTGGAATCGCGGTCAGAGCGGCAGATTCCCTATTCGAAGGTCGAGGCGGGCGAGCACACCGTGCAACTCGACGTGGGCGTTAAGGGCAAGAACTTCTGGGTGACGCCCAAGGACCTCGACCGGGCGCGCGGGTGGTTCGGTGCCGGATACACCAATGCATTGCGCACCCCGGACGATACGGTCGTTTTCGTGACGCCGGATGAGCGCACGGAAATCCAGCAGGACCAGAAGGACTGCATGGGCTGCCTTTCGCACTGCGGCTTCTCGTCATGGAAGGACCATGACGATTACACCACCGGCCGTCTGGCCGACCCGCGCAGCTTCTGCATCCAGAAGACGCTGCAGGACATCGCGCATGGTGGCGACATCGACAAGAACCTGATGTTCGCGGGCCACGCGGCCTATCGGTTCAAGCAGGACCCGTTCTATTCGAACAACTTCACGCCAACGGTGAAGCAGTTGGTGGACCGGATTTTGACCGGGGATTGA